A stretch of DNA from Triticum dicoccoides isolate Atlit2015 ecotype Zavitan chromosome 2A, WEW_v2.0, whole genome shotgun sequence:
GCTATGGGTTAACAAAAATAACTAGTATACTAGGTCGAATTGAGAGGATGGCTACATTTAGATCGTGCATCAGAACTTCGTTTATTTTTGAATAATTATGAACAGCTATTTTTGGAGCAGTGGTGCATTAGTTGTACATGCAAAATATTTCCATGATATTATTTTTGTATTTCTGTCCCAAACATGGTTCTACATGATTAATATTTGTATGAAACAAGTGAGTCAAAGTCATAAAGTCTTTGTTCATGTCTAGAGCAGATCTCGCGACAATTAGATGCAATTGTGGTGATTGCTTTTCTAGGTCTCATGTAAAACCCTAGCCATGATAGGAGATCCCGCgagaggagcaagtgggtcatgtcaAAAACAAAGAGAAGAGCAAGCAGGCACCTTGGATTTTGGTGTCACCGTCACTGAGGTTCGCTCGCCTCCGCCTGCAGCTCCTATGGCGACGGAAGGGAATAAAACATCGGGACTTTGTTTTCAAGTGCCCTGAGTAGTTATATTAGCTAGGTTTGGTTGTGAATGACTTTTACTCTGGTGGTGGCGATCATGCCGACAAATAAGTTTTCTCTGGATCTCTCATCGAAGCGGTGGTTGTCTTGGTTACCATTGTTGGATCTGGAAGGTTTTGCCTACCTTTGTTTCAAGTCCTTGGGATCTGGTGAGCGCTTCATGTGTCTTCATATTGATATCAAGCTAATTGCGTTCTTCTTCCCACTCTTTAAGTGGTGGAGGGCTGTCAGCGACATCGATGGCGAAACGCTACCCTTGGCGATTGTTATGATGCCCCTCCACCATTTTTGCGGTTACAATGAGGTTTCTGCCTCACCCCCCTGGGGTGTCTCCCTGATGCGACATATCATTGCGTATTTGTTCATGTTTCCTGTCGATCGCAAATGACGAAATTGGCAGAAGTTTTGTTCAAGAGATTGTTTAGCTTTGGGGTTTCTGATCTACAGAAGACTTCTACGGTTATTACTTCTTTTCCAGGGCGTTGGTCCAGCTggaccttagcacgatgacttctagACCGCAAGATACAATATCAGGGCAGCGATATTAGGTTGCCTTCCGCTAGCTCGTCCGGTAGATTAAATTTGTTTGGTTCACTAGTAACCAGGTTGTCCTTTTTATGGGAATGTCATATATCGTTGAAAGTCTTTAATACAAAATCAAGAGTCTTATTCGAAAAAAATCATCAACTCTCCATTGATGAGGCATTGCAAAGACTACTTGGCGTGCACATACACAAGGAAACATTGAACTTGATAAAGAGACTACCTCATCCATAATTTAAGTCTTTTTAACCATGGGATACTATTTTCGGTGCATTCATATAGAAATGCAAAATAGTTTTGAATATTTGTCACGGTTATAAAAGCATCAACATGCGTATAATTTTGCAATTCGATCACTAAATACAGCATATTTTTTTTTGGCAGTATTGTTTCCATAGATATGTCATGTATTTATGAAGAAAGCGTACAACTTTTAGGTCTCAAAGTCTGCTGAACCTATCTTAAGAAAATGTCCTGACAAACAATGATCACTAACGACCTTCATTTGTGAGTATTCTTctctaaactaatataaaagcatttagatcactattttagtattctaaacgctcttatattagtttacagagggagtataaaatatttCAACTGCAAATGCATGTACATATTTAAAAGCCGGAGCTTAtgcttttttttttgtgaaaaatgtAGGAATGAAGTCCCGTCCCCTTCACACAGCACAGATTATTTATTCGAGGCCAACTGGACTACGAACCCAAGTCCATCATCTCCCTCCCACTCCCACCCTCCCTCCTATAAAGCTTCCTACCCCGCCACCTACGGGAAGCCAGCTCCattccaccagctcctcctcctctccccaccCAACAACAGCAGACCAGCCGCTCAGCTCAGCCCCTCAACTGCCGATGGCGAAATGCAGCAAGATCCGCAACATCGTCTGGCTCCGGCAGACGCTGCGGCGGTGGCGGTCCCGCGCGGCGGCGCgcacggcggccggcggcggcggcggcgccgtgtCGGTGCCGGCGGGGCACGTGGCGGTGTGCGTGGGCGGCTCGTCGCGGCGGTTCGTGGTGCGCGCGGCGCACCTGAACCACCCCGTCTTCCGGGAGCTgctccggcaggcggaggaggagtACGGGTTCCCCTCCGGCGCCTCCGGCGCGTGCGGCCCCATCGCGCTCCCCTGCGACGAGGGCCTCTTCGAGCACGTGCTCCGCcacctctcttcctcctcgtccgCCGCGCGGTTCCTCACCCTCGAGGACATCGAGAGCGGCGCCTACTCGTGCTGCTGCGCGGCCGCCGGCGACGCGCTCCCGCTCCTCCGCGGCATCTCCTCCGACAAGTTCGTCTGGTGACTCCGCTCCGAGCTAGGCCGGCCGCGCGCGCGCTCCACGCCATTTGCGCTGGTGGTGGCCGtcgtgttttttttgtttctttttcttttttcttccctctccctccctccgttGTCGCCGGGCGGAGCAGAGCCGCCGGGACGGAGCGAGAGGTCGTGAGCGGCCGGCAGGAGGCGGCGAAGTGAGATGGCTGAGGAACCTCCGGGCCTTGAGGCGCCCGGGGTCTAGCCATCCATTCACTCCCTTGTCAAATCCGGGCAGGAAAATTACTTAGTAGTGCCGGGgatctattctttcttcttcttcttcttcttgattaTTTTTCCTTCACTTACCGAATAATTCACCGTTGTAAATAGCTCGCCCGTGCTACGGCGATTCGGCCGACATTGCAAGTGAATTCAAGTGAAACATTTCTACTCACCGTTGTGTGATGTTGAGATTTCAAATTTCTCTTGGTTTCTGCAGAGAGTCGTACGCACCGTTCTCCGAGAAAACTGTATTCTACTCAGAAGTGCAGATGGGTGCTAGTCTAGTACCTTTCTGAGCTGCATGTGGTAGGGCAAGCGTGAAGAAGATTTGAACTTGCATGATTTAACTAATGGGAGAACCCAACAACGGTTTGGGAGCTTAAGTACAAACTTTTGGAGTAGAATATGAGTGTTCACGCTGTCGCTAGGCTGGTGGCAATGATCACGGAATTATCACCATCTACTACCCGCTACCAGCTCGAATTATTATCTATTATTGGCAATAATTCGTTCCACAACTGCAACAATCAACATAAGTAGTAGTAGTAGCATTTCCCGAATCGCAACCGCTATTGTGCAGTCAACCAAGTATTTTTCAGTTTCTTTCTCTCCTGCCCGCCTCAGGATGATCCCCGCATGTCATGTAAGATCGGATGTCAGGGCCTCTTCTCGAGAGATCACCGTCACGCTCTCTCAAAAGTGTTCGGTCACCGTGCACCCGCGGTGGTTTGTATGGAATCCTGAGAGGACGAGCCTAACGTCGGCCTTTCCACAAAGCGCCGACCACGGCGCAGCCACTTTCTGGGTAGCAATGGATGACATTTTTAGGGGTTGCTAGACATGGTGGTAAGCCGGAATCTCTGTCTTTCTATCTTCTCCCTCCCTGGCTTGAGAGAAAGAGAATGGATCAGGGTAGCAGCCTGGAAAGACACAGCACTAAGCAAATTCAATCATGGGAAAGCAGGGAGGGCCAGCCGCTCGACCGCGGTGGCCCCTGCTAATCCCATTATCCAGAGGAATTAACCTCGTAATAAAGCCTCAATCTCTGTGCGTACAGAGAGTGGGCGAGACTGATGCATTGCAGAGTCCCTCCCAGGTGGCCCGTGAACCTCCGTTCTTTCTCCCTCCACTCTCCAGCAGGTGCGCTCCTCCTTTTTACTGTGGGCCGGTCTGCCGCTGGTGAGAACAGACTGGCCCGGGCGCATGTGGGCGGCGGGCCCGGACCCATGTGTGATGATACTTGATGCCCGGCCCACCACCGGCGGTCGCCCGCCTCCGTCCCGTCCGGGTCCGGCCGTCCGTGGTCCTTTGCCGCCGGCCCCGTCCGTTTGGTGCTTCTAGTAGCTTTCCCTTTCGCCCGTACGGAGGTTACGGACccggggagggaggcggccggcgtgTGCCGGTTCACGGGCCGGGTTTCGCTGACGGCGACCGGTTCTACTTTTGCTTGCCGGAGTACGTACGTACTCCGTACGTGCATGCTGGTTTTTGACGGACGGTTGCGAATGGCCGCCTCTCGCGTGATCTCCTGACCTCCCGTACGTGGTGGCAGGCCCGGCCGTGCATACGTGACGGCCGGTGAGTGGATGATGGTGCATGCTCTCCTGAGCACGGAGGGCCCGCATGTATGTGTTGTCCCAGGCACGGAGCGTGTTTGATAAAGGACTTCACCACAGAAGCCAAAACCTGAAACAATGGTTTTCTGATGACActattgttgagtaaataggcaatttttcgattaaattaatccatgagtaaatcgcTAGCATGGCAtcgactaagttgatgacgtactgactctgatctaaacatgcacgtactaagcaaacagtagacaaatctacacatactgctagtactgctaatatgaaaataatcaggagcgggataaacgagttataccctccagtaggccacgcagaggccgcggctttggtggcagcaacggcgtccttggcgaccttcttgtcggcttcagctttctcggcggtggcacggtcggcgtcggtggacatggtgatgatgaaggcgacgcggacgtagaagaagtagacgatcggaagcgagcagtcgcgtaatcgctgcccaaaaatctATTCGCCCcttaccccgtacaggaaccagaagggcgtggtttcggagacctgctctcccatcgaccgtgtacgtggcggacgggatggagtcaccggcgacagcagcagcaaaggaacgatggtgggcgtgcgcgtgagcagaagtgatctgttcgtggcggctagggttaggagacaccgcatacttataggcgcagccgcgtggagagacgtgggctcgacccacgtccgagtccgtgacagctcacgatccgacgtctcagatcgtggcccagctgtcagagaactctccgttagtgactggcaaaaataagcgcgtaggtgtgagctcggctcggctcaatcccgcaacccgcgtcgcgacgtgacgaggcgtggcgtggcgaggcgggcggcggaggaggagtgcgcgagggcctcttctcttctcaagctccaatagcatgtagaagagaaacccttataaaccactccaactctccttccacttcctgggtgggactaaacttcccaccacacctagtgccatataacccacatgggcccttagagattttccagaaattgcaatatgggcctagagcccatctcagatttcagcaatcccccaccagatctcgagggcccattgtgtcctctgttccaattgctgtttcgatataccagtgtttcagtaaagacctgttaaggttgaacttcacctagaacaagtggctacactccttcacaactgaacaatggactatgccttgaattgtcagtttggcgtaaagaagtttcactacatgtcttactagtactaggctgccgaaggctgacccctcgggtggagcatataagtcacactcctggcctattcatgagcttactagagatcaccccaatctcatagactgtgaccaacagtcggactcatataggtgtgttcctccaaagatcgctctgtaggatagcatcttgcttttataagctttggaacacattgagaccgtagtcatcctaccatacaatatcgagagtattgcatctccaacggagtgggttagtatagttactctcctcagttcaccactggcttgttttcccaggtcctagttcacgggatctccgatcacataggttgggttaccaccatggcaactcatgtgggtctcatacccatctccctcgatgtattatctatcacaacacgtgatagcccttttgtaaagggatctgccagattcttagccgtatggacatagtccaacgctatcactccggagtttcttaattttctgacagcttttaatctcattcttatgtgtttggtggacttcatgttgtcctttgaactcttcaccttggtgatgacagtctgattgtcacagttcataaggatagccggaaccggtttatcaaccaatggcaagtccatcaaaagatctcgaagccatctcgcttcaacaccagatgtgtctaatgccgttaattctgcttccattgtcgatctcgttaagatcgtttgcttgcaagacttccaggaaacagcgccacctccaagagtaaacatatacccagttgtggccttcatctcatcagcatcagagatccaattcgcatcactatacccttcaagtaccgacggatatccggtatagtgaagtccatagttcatagtacctttcagatagcgcatagctctctcaacagcatgccaatgtacatcacccggtttggaaacaaaccggctcagtttgctcacagcaaacgcgatgtcaggcctcgttgcgctcgctaggtacatcagtgaaccaatgatttgagagtatctcaattgatctttagccatgcctttggactttcgaatcaatacgctaggatcatatggtgtttgagatggtgtgcagtccgaatatccaaagcgactcaacaccttctcaacgtaatgggattgcagaagtgtgatcccaccctcattatctctcagtagcttgatgttcaagataacatcagccacaccaaggtctttcatctcaaagttctgagatagaaacgatttgacctcctcaatgactttgaggtttgttccgaatatcagtatgtcatcaacatacaagcacagtataactccttcgcccccaccatggcgatagtatacacatttgtcagcctcattaacaacgaaaccaacagatgtcagagttgtattaaacttatcatgccattgcttaggtgcttgtttcaggccatataaagattttatcaacctacacacctttctttcctgaccatctatcacaaagccatcaggctgttgcatgtagatttcctcctttagctctccatttagaaaagccgtcttaacatccatttgatggacgagaagaccatgtgaggccgccaacgagagtaatactcgaatggtggtcagtctagccacaggtgaataagtatcaaagaaatcttcctcttcttgctggtcatagcccttggccacaagcctagccttgtacttttcaatcgtaccatcgggcctaagcttctttttgaacacccacttacatcccagtggtttgcaaccatagggacggtcagtgatctcccatgtcccgttagccatgatggaatccatctcgctacggaccgcatccttccagtagtcagcttctggagaggcatacgcttctgaaatagaagtgggagtatcatccacgaggtacacgaagaaatcatcaccaaaggtctttgcagtcctttgtctcttgcccctaccaagggtttcctcgtcatcctcctcgggattttcatcatgtgtttgttcataatattccatagggatggcaggttcaggagtctcctcagattcctgtctagaagtgctttgcatatctctcataggaaaaatatcctcaaagaatgtagcatccttagactccataattgtaccgatcttctggtcaggtacctcagatttcactactagaaatctatagccaacgctgttcttagcgtagcacaaattaatgcagtccacggtcttatgtccaagcttacgctttttggggatcggcacgttgactttcgccaaacagccccaagtgcgcaagtacgagagtgtcgtccttctctttgcccatttcttatagggagtgatctcactatcctttgtcggaactttattcaggacatgacatgccgtcaatatagcctccccccactatgccttggataaacccgatgtatctaacatggcgttaaccaaatcagttagagtacggtttttccgctcggcaaccccgtttgactggggtgaatagggaggcgtcctctcatgaataatgccgtgttccgcacagaaggaatcaaactcactcgagaagtactctccaccacgatctgaccggactcgtttaattttcttttcaagttgattttcaacttctgccttatagattttaaagtagtgtagagcctcatctttagtatttaacagatacacatagcaatatctagtggaatcatctatcaatgtcatgaagtatctctttccacctttagtcaacacaccattcatctcgcaaagatcagaatgtatgagttctaatggtgccaNNNNNNNNNNgtgtctctcctccgcggccttatgaggcttgcgaggttgcttagcttgcacacatgaaaggcacttagaacctttggctaaagtgaaactcgggattaaatccaacttggctagccgcatcataacaccaaaactaatgtgacaaagacgtgaatgccaaacttcagattcattaacattcgaatgaatatggttcacgactttattacaaaaatctgcgagggaaaggcggaacatccctccgctctcataaccttttccaacaaagagtccatattttgtaacaactaatttattagactcgaaaaccaacttaaacccttctctacatagaagggagccactaacgaggttcttcttgatggcggggacatgctgcacgttcttcagctgcacgatccttcccgaagtaaacttcagatcgaccgtgccaacaccatgaacagaagcactcgcgccattccccaccaatacggacccgtgacctgtgacctggtaagaagtgaacaataaaatgtcagcacacacatgaacacctgcacctgtgtccacccaccaatcgttgggttgaaacactgaaaaaacagtaaataaattaccgtacccagatgcaccattctcattgttgcccacaatcatgttgacagacttggagtcctgtcctgacttcttgtacttgtttgggcacttgttggcccaatgttcaaccgaaccacaagtaaagcagccctcgtccttcttgttcttcttgaaggtcctcttacccttcttcttaaagtcggtattgtgttggacaccgttctttcccttgggcttgtgggagttgaagttcttctggttcaccatgttggcaacagaagtcccttcggccccttttccgtgcgagtcttttgccctcgaattctgctcaacactcagatggccaatgacatcctccacagagaattcacgcctctgatgtttcagagtggtggcaaagttcctccaggaattagggagcttagcgattatgcagcccgcgacaaacttgcccggtaactcacacttgagaagctcaagttccgtaataatgcatattatctcatgagcctgctccaatacaggacagttttcaaccatcttgtaatcgtggaactgctctataatatacatctcgctccctgcatcggcggccccgaatttagattcgagcgcctcccacaagtccttggcgacatgcacatgtaaatatgcgtcgaccagtttatctccgatcacgctaagaactgctccgagaaacacaacggtagcctccttgaacgccttctcctgttcaggagcaatcgttcccgtggagacaccggtgacccagaacacgttcatagccgtgagccataacgtggtcttagtctgccaacgcttgaagtatgtaccggtaaacttatccggtttcagtgcagcggcaaagccacttgccgagaaattcctacacatattaggtttttggattgttgagtaaataggcaatttctcgattaaattaatccatgagtaaatcgctagcatggcattgactaagttgatgacgtactgactctgatctaaacatgcacgtactaagcaaacagtagacaaatctatacatactgctagtactgctaatatgaaaataatcaggagcgggataaacgagttataccctccagtaggccacgcagaggccgcggctttggtggcagcagcggcgtcctcggcgaccttcttgtcggcttcagctttctcgacggcggcacggtcggcgtcggtggacatggtgatgatgaaggcgacgcggacgtagaggaagtagacgatcggaagcgagcagtcgcgtaatcgctgcccaaaaacctattcgccccttaccccgtacaggaaccagaagggcgtggtttcggagacctgctctcccatcgaccgtgtacgtggcggacgggatggagtcaccggcggcagcagcagcaaaggaacgatggtgggcgtgcgcgtgagcagatgtgatctgttcgtggcggctagggttaggagacaccgcatacttataggcgcagccgtGTCAtagaactctccgttagtgactggcaaaaataagcgcgtaggtgtgagctcggctcggctcaatcccgcaacccgcggcgcggcgcgtcgtgacgaggcgggcggcggaggaggagtgcgcgagggcctcttctcttctcaagctccaatagcatgtagaagagaaacccttataaaccactccaactctccttccacttccggggtgggactaaacttcccaccacacctagtgccatataacccacatgggcccttagagattttccagaaattgcaatatgggcctagcgcccatctcagatttcagcaatcccccaccagatctcgagggcccattgtgtcctctgttccaattgctgtttcgatataccagtgtttcagtaaagacctgttaaggttgaacttcacctagaacaagtggctacactccttcacaactgaacaatggactatgccttgaattgtcagtttggcgtaaagaagtttcactacatgtcttactagtactaggctgccgaaggctgacccctcgggtggagcatataagtcacactcctggcctattcatgagcttactagagatcaccccaatctcatagactgtgaccagcagtcggactcatataggtgtgttcctccaaagatcgttctgtaggatagcatcttgcttttataagctttggaacacattgagaccgtagtcatcctaccatacagtatcgagagtattgcatctccaacggagtgggttagtatagttactctcctcagttcaccactggcttgttttcccaggtcctagttcacgggatctccgatcacataggttgggttaccaccatggcaactcatgtgggtctcatacccatctcactcgatgcattatctatcacaacacgtgatagcccttttgtaaagggatctgccagattcttagccgtatggacatagtccaacgctatcactccggagtttcttaattttctgacagcttttaatctcattcttatgtgtttggtggacttcatgttgtcctttgaactcttcaccttggtgatgacagtctgattgtcacagttcataaggatagccggaaccggtttatcaaccaatggcaagtccatcaaaagatctcgaagccatctcgcttcaacaccagatgtgtctaatgccgttaattctgcttccattgtcgatctcgttaagatcgtttgcttgcaagacttccaggaaacagcgccacctccaagagtaaacatatacccagttgtggccttca
This window harbors:
- the LOC119352122 gene encoding indole-3-acetic acid-induced protein ARG7-like, with the protein product MAKCSKIRNIVWLRQTLRRWRSRAAARTAAGGGGGAVSVPAGHVAVCVGGSSRRFVVRAAHLNHPVFRELLRQAEEEYGFPSGASGACGPIALPCDEGLFEHVLRHLSSSSSAARFLTLEDIESGAYSCCCAAAGDALPLLRGISSDKFVW